The following are encoded in a window of Acipenser ruthenus chromosome 26, fAciRut3.2 maternal haplotype, whole genome shotgun sequence genomic DNA:
- the LOC117430608 gene encoding CRACD-like protein isoform X5, producing MAGLYSCLRGKNEFSIMASGLPDAGRRLEPMEKAEECPGKKKSKFQTFKNFFVKKKRKEPPAPDGESVLKQSRSSDNVSNPDQAEVLSDSEEYETGSKGSMGNKALSHDSVFVSDKPSSEANDGLVSSQENIPGKVKSLQFQLQQAIRMDSPLAVTPGKKCDDGGALSEDDGLPKSPPEISTLHTVLTGSTHRAGNDASSSLASPLVSPDRAPLPADFSSPATPLACLDNSVAKHRIAVKHKACARRRPARRGVLGCLKPKSFTGKVLKKEDKQRYNTRIAEESTDQNKEEAGLFTQQEDTEEHNFKLKETTSVQSQAAAQSRTSEETTASPIRHGEPPSTLGSSKQQQHHPSNPAPEWKDVSESCIPPPLESGPEVQEGSPAEPRVPANLCESSIPHDLSSTLTCAQDISFGDGVTEAKCKPAEDEEPRSFSEEVPNSYEGPLSSTCVLEPEAATLETDSSVEGTNSGALEESSESGSSNCEPSLSKLIDTEAHPTPEEQAEQKEALKKDPETKFDDNKDVAGATEDSAKADNEALSGLQIEEDLMLKDDTKTEAEPETEDTGRAKLASGEDDILVTEDSDSVQHSVQVLKSTAEQSIQSLQDNSPPSQPASESLPLANPNLHKALAANSDEPFSKADKPAADACLKQDLKREQQTHFSVGQKQISSSASKARFTIAPAWQRSLSGGTQQKDTNFLSPIVPESFEEVKDSNNKCTDITMESSPAEKPEVPAVPDRGQVPSAHTVLKVHPSREAPSSDNPFGIRLRRTSALLKYSCESLAEPVAAALTAEPAVCSNEVVKAPQVDSTGSKPALPKKPEMSEENAVLCSKTSERTGGRLASPTWVTVAKQKQRVHQEHAVSREPSLEETADRYPSAEKDVSLRQTPLPVSLSSEKNESTKLSCSTVTAGSCSSEMSQHATLEQEEKRPSASSPGAPASTAEPPWLALAKKKAKAWSDMPQIVQ from the exons GAAAGAAAAAATCGAAATTCCAGACGTTTAAGAACTTTTTTGTCAAGAAGAAGAGAAAAGAGCCGCCCGCGCCCGACGGGGAGAGTGTTTTAAAGCAGAGCCGGTCCAGCGACAACGTCAGCAACCCAGACCAGGCGGAGGTCTTGTCAGACTCTGAGGAGTATGAGACAGG GTCCAAGGGCAGCATGGGAAACAAGGCCCTGTCGCATGACAGCGTGTTCGTTTCTGATAAGCCCTCGTCGGAAGCCAATGACGGCTTGGTGTCTTCACAAGAAAACATCCCGGGGAAGGTGAAGTCTTTGCAG TTTCAGCTGCAGCAGGCTATCAGAATGGACTCCCCTCTTGCTGTTACCCCAGGAAAGAAGTGTGATGATGGGGGTGCTCTGTCGGAGGACGACGGTCTTCCCAAGAGTCCCCCGGAGATCTCTACTCTTCACACAGTGCTGACTGGCTCCACGCACAGG GCGGGCAATGATGCCTCCTCCAGCCTGGCAAGCCCCCTGGTGTCGCCCGACAGGGCCCCCCTTCCTGCTGACTTCAGTAGCCCTGCGACCCCCCTGGCCTGCCTGGACAACTCTGTGGCAAAGCACCGGATCGCTGTCAAGCACAAGGCCTGTGCCAGGAGGAGGCCTGCCAGA AGAGGGGTTTTAGGATGCCTGAAGCCCAAGAGTTTTACTGGAAAGGTGCTGAAGAAAGAAGATAAACAAAGATACAACACAAGAATAGCAGAAGAATCTACAGATCAGAACAAAGAAGAGGCAG GTTTGTTTACACAACAAGAGGACACTGAAGAGCACAATTTCAAGCTGAAAGAAACAACTTCAGTCCAATCGCAGGCTGCTGCACAGTCCAGGACATCCGAAGAGACAACAGCCAGTCCTATAAGGCACGGCGAGCCTCCAAGCACACTGGGAAGCTCCAAGCAGCAGCAACACCATCCTTCAAACCCGGCTCCTGAGTGGAAAGATGTTTCGGAGTCCTGTATCCCGCCCCCCCTAGAGAGTGGGCCTGAAGTCCAGGAAGGTTCTCCTGCAGAACCGCGTGTTCCAGCAAATCTCTGCGAATCTTCAATCCCCCATGATCTCTCGAGCACGTTGACATGCGCACAGGATATCAGCTTTGGAGATGGGGTTACAGAGGCGAAATGCAAGCCTGCAGAGGATGAAGAACCCAGATCCTTTTCTGAAGAAGTACCAAATTCCTATGAAGGTCCTTTATCATCTACATGTGTGCTAGAACCTGAGGCTGCAACCTTAGAAACAGATTCTAGCGTGGAGGGCACAAACAGTGGCGCTCTGGAGGAATCGTCAGAATCTGGTTCCAGCAACTGTGAGCCCAGTCTCTCCAAGCTCATTGACACTGAAGCACATCCTACACCTGAAGAACAAGCAGAGCAAAAAGAAGCGTTGAAAAAAGACCCAGAAACGAAGTTTGATGACAACAAAGATGTAGCTGGTGCAACTGAAGACTCAGCCAAAGCAGACAATGAAGCACTGAGTGGACTTCAAATAGAGGAAGACTTGATGCTTAAAGATGATACCAAGACTGAAGCAGAACCAGAAACTGAAGACACGGGGAGAGCAAAACTAGCCTCAGGTGAGGATGACATTCTAGTGACAGAAGATTCTGATTCTGTACAGCATTCTGTGCAGGTTTTAAAATCTACTGCAGAGCAATCAATCCAGTCTTTGCAAGACAACAGTCCCCCGTCACAGCCAGCGAGCGAGAGCTTACCTCTTGCTAACCCTAACCTACACAAAGCCTTAGCAGCCAATTCTGATGAGCCCTTCAGTAAAGCTGACAAGCCTGCAGCAGACGCTTGTCTTAAGCAAGATCTCAAAAGAGAACAACAGACTCATTTCTCAGTGGGGCAGAAACAGATTAGCAGTTCTGCAAGCAAAGCCCGGTTCACCATCGCCCCAGCTTGGCAGAGGTCTCTGTCAGGGGGCACACAGCAGAAGGACACTAATTTCCTGTCACCGATTGTGCCCGAGTCATTTGAAGAAGTCAAGGACTCTAATAACAAATGTACAGACATAACAATGGAATCATCACCCGCAGAGAAGCCAGAAGTCCCAGCGGTACCTGACAGAGGCCAGGTGCCCTCCGCCCACACCGTCCTGAAAGTGCACCCCAGCCGTGAAGCTCCCAGCAGCGACAATCCTTTTGGCATCAGGCTGAGAAGAACCTCGGCCTTGCTGAAATACAGCTGTGAGAGCTTGGCAGAGCCTGTGGCGGCGGCACTGACAGCAGAGCCAGCTGTCTGTAGCAATGAAGTGGTGAAGGCACCCCAGGTTGATTCAACAGGCAGCAAGCCTGCCTTGCCTAAAAAGCCAGAAATGTCAGAGGAGAATGCAGTCCTGTGCAGTAAAACGTCAG AGAGAACTGGAGGAAGGTTAGCCTCCCCCACCTGGGTCACTGTGGCCAAACAGAAACAGAGGGTCCATCAAGAGCACGCCGTCAGCAGGGAGCCGTCCCTGGAAGAGACAGCGGACAGGTACCCCAGTGCAGAGAAG GATGTTTCGCTGAGACAAACCCCACTCCCTGTCTCACTTAGTAGCGAGAAGAATGAGTCAACCAAGCTCTCGTGTTCAACGGTAACAG CAGGGTCCTGCTCTTCGGAGATGTCACAGCATGCTACGCTGGAACAGGAAGAGAAGAGGCCATCAGCGTCCAGCCCTGGAGCCCCTGCCAGCACAGCAGAGCCTCCCTGGCTAGCACTCGCCAAGAAGAAAGCCAAAGCATGGAGCGACATGCCTCAGATCGTACAGTGA
- the LOC117430608 gene encoding CRACD-like protein isoform X1, with product MAGLYSCLRGKNEFSIMASGLPDAGRRLEPMEKAEECPGKKKSKFQTFKNFFVKKKRKEPPAPDGESVLKQSRSSDNVSNPDQAEVLSDSEEYETGSKGSMGNKALSHDSVFVSDKPSSEANDGLVSSQENIPGKVKSLQFQLQQAIRMDSPLAVTPGKKCDDGGALSEDDGLPKSPPEISTLHTVLTGSTHRSSNPVQRHSSLSLEGTDSEDDEQAGNDASSSLASPLVSPDRAPLPADFSSPATPLACLDNSVAKHRIAVKHKACARRRPARRGVLGCLKPKSFTGKVLKKEDKQRYNTRIAEESTDQNKEEAGLFTQQEDTEEHNFKLKETTSVQSQAAAQSRTSEETTASPIRHGEPPSTLGSSKQQQHHPSNPAPEWKDVSESCIPPPLESGPEVQEGSPAEPRVPANLCESSIPHDLSSTLTCAQDISFGDGVTEAKCKPAEDEEPRSFSEEVPNSYEGPLSSTCVLEPEAATLETDSSVEGTNSGALEESSESGSSNCEPSLSKLIDTEAHPTPEEQAEQKEALKKDPETKFDDNKDVAGATEDSAKADNEALSGLQIEEDLMLKDDTKTEAEPETEDTGRAKLASGEDDILVTEDSDSVQHSVQVLKSTAEQSIQSLQDNSPPSQPASESLPLANPNLHKALAANSDEPFSKADKPAADACLKQDLKREQQTHFSVGQKQISSSASKARFTIAPAWQRSLSGGTQQKDTNFLSPIVPESFEEVKDSNNKCTDITMESSPAEKPEVPAVPDRGQVPSAHTVLKVHPSREAPSSDNPFGIRLRRTSALLKYSCESLAEPVAAALTAEPAVCSNEVVKAPQVDSTGSKPALPKKPEMSEENAVLCSKTSERTGGRLASPTWVTVAKQKQRVHQEHAVSREPSLEETADRYPSAEKDVSLRQTPLPVSLSSEKNESTKLSCSTVTAGSCSSEMSQHATLEQEEKRPSASSPGAPASTAEPPWLALAKKKAKAWSDMPQIVQ from the exons GAAAGAAAAAATCGAAATTCCAGACGTTTAAGAACTTTTTTGTCAAGAAGAAGAGAAAAGAGCCGCCCGCGCCCGACGGGGAGAGTGTTTTAAAGCAGAGCCGGTCCAGCGACAACGTCAGCAACCCAGACCAGGCGGAGGTCTTGTCAGACTCTGAGGAGTATGAGACAGG GTCCAAGGGCAGCATGGGAAACAAGGCCCTGTCGCATGACAGCGTGTTCGTTTCTGATAAGCCCTCGTCGGAAGCCAATGACGGCTTGGTGTCTTCACAAGAAAACATCCCGGGGAAGGTGAAGTCTTTGCAG TTTCAGCTGCAGCAGGCTATCAGAATGGACTCCCCTCTTGCTGTTACCCCAGGAAAGAAGTGTGATGATGGGGGTGCTCTGTCGGAGGACGACGGTCTTCCCAAGAGTCCCCCGGAGATCTCTACTCTTCACACAGTGCTGACTGGCTCCACGCACAGG TCCTCCAACCCCGTCCAAAGACACAGTTCATTGAGTTTAGAGGGGACAGACAGTGAAGATGATGAACAG GCGGGCAATGATGCCTCCTCCAGCCTGGCAAGCCCCCTGGTGTCGCCCGACAGGGCCCCCCTTCCTGCTGACTTCAGTAGCCCTGCGACCCCCCTGGCCTGCCTGGACAACTCTGTGGCAAAGCACCGGATCGCTGTCAAGCACAAGGCCTGTGCCAGGAGGAGGCCTGCCAGA AGAGGGGTTTTAGGATGCCTGAAGCCCAAGAGTTTTACTGGAAAGGTGCTGAAGAAAGAAGATAAACAAAGATACAACACAAGAATAGCAGAAGAATCTACAGATCAGAACAAAGAAGAGGCAG GTTTGTTTACACAACAAGAGGACACTGAAGAGCACAATTTCAAGCTGAAAGAAACAACTTCAGTCCAATCGCAGGCTGCTGCACAGTCCAGGACATCCGAAGAGACAACAGCCAGTCCTATAAGGCACGGCGAGCCTCCAAGCACACTGGGAAGCTCCAAGCAGCAGCAACACCATCCTTCAAACCCGGCTCCTGAGTGGAAAGATGTTTCGGAGTCCTGTATCCCGCCCCCCCTAGAGAGTGGGCCTGAAGTCCAGGAAGGTTCTCCTGCAGAACCGCGTGTTCCAGCAAATCTCTGCGAATCTTCAATCCCCCATGATCTCTCGAGCACGTTGACATGCGCACAGGATATCAGCTTTGGAGATGGGGTTACAGAGGCGAAATGCAAGCCTGCAGAGGATGAAGAACCCAGATCCTTTTCTGAAGAAGTACCAAATTCCTATGAAGGTCCTTTATCATCTACATGTGTGCTAGAACCTGAGGCTGCAACCTTAGAAACAGATTCTAGCGTGGAGGGCACAAACAGTGGCGCTCTGGAGGAATCGTCAGAATCTGGTTCCAGCAACTGTGAGCCCAGTCTCTCCAAGCTCATTGACACTGAAGCACATCCTACACCTGAAGAACAAGCAGAGCAAAAAGAAGCGTTGAAAAAAGACCCAGAAACGAAGTTTGATGACAACAAAGATGTAGCTGGTGCAACTGAAGACTCAGCCAAAGCAGACAATGAAGCACTGAGTGGACTTCAAATAGAGGAAGACTTGATGCTTAAAGATGATACCAAGACTGAAGCAGAACCAGAAACTGAAGACACGGGGAGAGCAAAACTAGCCTCAGGTGAGGATGACATTCTAGTGACAGAAGATTCTGATTCTGTACAGCATTCTGTGCAGGTTTTAAAATCTACTGCAGAGCAATCAATCCAGTCTTTGCAAGACAACAGTCCCCCGTCACAGCCAGCGAGCGAGAGCTTACCTCTTGCTAACCCTAACCTACACAAAGCCTTAGCAGCCAATTCTGATGAGCCCTTCAGTAAAGCTGACAAGCCTGCAGCAGACGCTTGTCTTAAGCAAGATCTCAAAAGAGAACAACAGACTCATTTCTCAGTGGGGCAGAAACAGATTAGCAGTTCTGCAAGCAAAGCCCGGTTCACCATCGCCCCAGCTTGGCAGAGGTCTCTGTCAGGGGGCACACAGCAGAAGGACACTAATTTCCTGTCACCGATTGTGCCCGAGTCATTTGAAGAAGTCAAGGACTCTAATAACAAATGTACAGACATAACAATGGAATCATCACCCGCAGAGAAGCCAGAAGTCCCAGCGGTACCTGACAGAGGCCAGGTGCCCTCCGCCCACACCGTCCTGAAAGTGCACCCCAGCCGTGAAGCTCCCAGCAGCGACAATCCTTTTGGCATCAGGCTGAGAAGAACCTCGGCCTTGCTGAAATACAGCTGTGAGAGCTTGGCAGAGCCTGTGGCGGCGGCACTGACAGCAGAGCCAGCTGTCTGTAGCAATGAAGTGGTGAAGGCACCCCAGGTTGATTCAACAGGCAGCAAGCCTGCCTTGCCTAAAAAGCCAGAAATGTCAGAGGAGAATGCAGTCCTGTGCAGTAAAACGTCAG AGAGAACTGGAGGAAGGTTAGCCTCCCCCACCTGGGTCACTGTGGCCAAACAGAAACAGAGGGTCCATCAAGAGCACGCCGTCAGCAGGGAGCCGTCCCTGGAAGAGACAGCGGACAGGTACCCCAGTGCAGAGAAG GATGTTTCGCTGAGACAAACCCCACTCCCTGTCTCACTTAGTAGCGAGAAGAATGAGTCAACCAAGCTCTCGTGTTCAACGGTAACAG CAGGGTCCTGCTCTTCGGAGATGTCACAGCATGCTACGCTGGAACAGGAAGAGAAGAGGCCATCAGCGTCCAGCCCTGGAGCCCCTGCCAGCACAGCAGAGCCTCCCTGGCTAGCACTCGCCAAGAAGAAAGCCAAAGCATGGAGCGACATGCCTCAGATCGTACAGTGA
- the LOC117430608 gene encoding CRACD-like protein isoform X4 has protein sequence MSPVYSAVWTLRHNSGKKKSKFQTFKNFFVKKKRKEPPAPDGESVLKQSRSSDNVSNPDQAEVLSDSEEYETGSKGSMGNKALSHDSVFVSDKPSSEANDGLVSSQENIPGKVKSLQFQLQQAIRMDSPLAVTPGKKCDDGGALSEDDGLPKSPPEISTLHTVLTGSTHRSSNPVQRHSSLSLEGTDSEDDEQAGNDASSSLASPLVSPDRAPLPADFSSPATPLACLDNSVAKHRIAVKHKACARRRPARRGVLGCLKPKSFTGKVLKKEDKQRYNTRIAEESTDQNKEEAGLFTQQEDTEEHNFKLKETTSVQSQAAAQSRTSEETTASPIRHGEPPSTLGSSKQQQHHPSNPAPEWKDVSESCIPPPLESGPEVQEGSPAEPRVPANLCESSIPHDLSSTLTCAQDISFGDGVTEAKCKPAEDEEPRSFSEEVPNSYEGPLSSTCVLEPEAATLETDSSVEGTNSGALEESSESGSSNCEPSLSKLIDTEAHPTPEEQAEQKEALKKDPETKFDDNKDVAGATEDSAKADNEALSGLQIEEDLMLKDDTKTEAEPETEDTGRAKLASGEDDILVTEDSDSVQHSVQVLKSTAEQSIQSLQDNSPPSQPASESLPLANPNLHKALAANSDEPFSKADKPAADACLKQDLKREQQTHFSVGQKQISSSASKARFTIAPAWQRSLSGGTQQKDTNFLSPIVPESFEEVKDSNNKCTDITMESSPAEKPEVPAVPDRGQVPSAHTVLKVHPSREAPSSDNPFGIRLRRTSALLKYSCESLAEPVAAALTAEPAVCSNEVVKAPQVDSTGSKPALPKKPEMSEENAVLCSKTSERTGGRLASPTWVTVAKQKQRVHQEHAVSREPSLEETADRYPSAEKDVSLRQTPLPVSLSSEKNESTKLSCSTVTAGSCSSEMSQHATLEQEEKRPSASSPGAPASTAEPPWLALAKKKAKAWSDMPQIVQ, from the exons ATGAGTCCTGTCTACAGTGCTGTGTGGACACTAAGGCACAATTCCG GAAAGAAAAAATCGAAATTCCAGACGTTTAAGAACTTTTTTGTCAAGAAGAAGAGAAAAGAGCCGCCCGCGCCCGACGGGGAGAGTGTTTTAAAGCAGAGCCGGTCCAGCGACAACGTCAGCAACCCAGACCAGGCGGAGGTCTTGTCAGACTCTGAGGAGTATGAGACAGG GTCCAAGGGCAGCATGGGAAACAAGGCCCTGTCGCATGACAGCGTGTTCGTTTCTGATAAGCCCTCGTCGGAAGCCAATGACGGCTTGGTGTCTTCACAAGAAAACATCCCGGGGAAGGTGAAGTCTTTGCAG TTTCAGCTGCAGCAGGCTATCAGAATGGACTCCCCTCTTGCTGTTACCCCAGGAAAGAAGTGTGATGATGGGGGTGCTCTGTCGGAGGACGACGGTCTTCCCAAGAGTCCCCCGGAGATCTCTACTCTTCACACAGTGCTGACTGGCTCCACGCACAGG TCCTCCAACCCCGTCCAAAGACACAGTTCATTGAGTTTAGAGGGGACAGACAGTGAAGATGATGAACAG GCGGGCAATGATGCCTCCTCCAGCCTGGCAAGCCCCCTGGTGTCGCCCGACAGGGCCCCCCTTCCTGCTGACTTCAGTAGCCCTGCGACCCCCCTGGCCTGCCTGGACAACTCTGTGGCAAAGCACCGGATCGCTGTCAAGCACAAGGCCTGTGCCAGGAGGAGGCCTGCCAGA AGAGGGGTTTTAGGATGCCTGAAGCCCAAGAGTTTTACTGGAAAGGTGCTGAAGAAAGAAGATAAACAAAGATACAACACAAGAATAGCAGAAGAATCTACAGATCAGAACAAAGAAGAGGCAG GTTTGTTTACACAACAAGAGGACACTGAAGAGCACAATTTCAAGCTGAAAGAAACAACTTCAGTCCAATCGCAGGCTGCTGCACAGTCCAGGACATCCGAAGAGACAACAGCCAGTCCTATAAGGCACGGCGAGCCTCCAAGCACACTGGGAAGCTCCAAGCAGCAGCAACACCATCCTTCAAACCCGGCTCCTGAGTGGAAAGATGTTTCGGAGTCCTGTATCCCGCCCCCCCTAGAGAGTGGGCCTGAAGTCCAGGAAGGTTCTCCTGCAGAACCGCGTGTTCCAGCAAATCTCTGCGAATCTTCAATCCCCCATGATCTCTCGAGCACGTTGACATGCGCACAGGATATCAGCTTTGGAGATGGGGTTACAGAGGCGAAATGCAAGCCTGCAGAGGATGAAGAACCCAGATCCTTTTCTGAAGAAGTACCAAATTCCTATGAAGGTCCTTTATCATCTACATGTGTGCTAGAACCTGAGGCTGCAACCTTAGAAACAGATTCTAGCGTGGAGGGCACAAACAGTGGCGCTCTGGAGGAATCGTCAGAATCTGGTTCCAGCAACTGTGAGCCCAGTCTCTCCAAGCTCATTGACACTGAAGCACATCCTACACCTGAAGAACAAGCAGAGCAAAAAGAAGCGTTGAAAAAAGACCCAGAAACGAAGTTTGATGACAACAAAGATGTAGCTGGTGCAACTGAAGACTCAGCCAAAGCAGACAATGAAGCACTGAGTGGACTTCAAATAGAGGAAGACTTGATGCTTAAAGATGATACCAAGACTGAAGCAGAACCAGAAACTGAAGACACGGGGAGAGCAAAACTAGCCTCAGGTGAGGATGACATTCTAGTGACAGAAGATTCTGATTCTGTACAGCATTCTGTGCAGGTTTTAAAATCTACTGCAGAGCAATCAATCCAGTCTTTGCAAGACAACAGTCCCCCGTCACAGCCAGCGAGCGAGAGCTTACCTCTTGCTAACCCTAACCTACACAAAGCCTTAGCAGCCAATTCTGATGAGCCCTTCAGTAAAGCTGACAAGCCTGCAGCAGACGCTTGTCTTAAGCAAGATCTCAAAAGAGAACAACAGACTCATTTCTCAGTGGGGCAGAAACAGATTAGCAGTTCTGCAAGCAAAGCCCGGTTCACCATCGCCCCAGCTTGGCAGAGGTCTCTGTCAGGGGGCACACAGCAGAAGGACACTAATTTCCTGTCACCGATTGTGCCCGAGTCATTTGAAGAAGTCAAGGACTCTAATAACAAATGTACAGACATAACAATGGAATCATCACCCGCAGAGAAGCCAGAAGTCCCAGCGGTACCTGACAGAGGCCAGGTGCCCTCCGCCCACACCGTCCTGAAAGTGCACCCCAGCCGTGAAGCTCCCAGCAGCGACAATCCTTTTGGCATCAGGCTGAGAAGAACCTCGGCCTTGCTGAAATACAGCTGTGAGAGCTTGGCAGAGCCTGTGGCGGCGGCACTGACAGCAGAGCCAGCTGTCTGTAGCAATGAAGTGGTGAAGGCACCCCAGGTTGATTCAACAGGCAGCAAGCCTGCCTTGCCTAAAAAGCCAGAAATGTCAGAGGAGAATGCAGTCCTGTGCAGTAAAACGTCAG AGAGAACTGGAGGAAGGTTAGCCTCCCCCACCTGGGTCACTGTGGCCAAACAGAAACAGAGGGTCCATCAAGAGCACGCCGTCAGCAGGGAGCCGTCCCTGGAAGAGACAGCGGACAGGTACCCCAGTGCAGAGAAG GATGTTTCGCTGAGACAAACCCCACTCCCTGTCTCACTTAGTAGCGAGAAGAATGAGTCAACCAAGCTCTCGTGTTCAACGGTAACAG CAGGGTCCTGCTCTTCGGAGATGTCACAGCATGCTACGCTGGAACAGGAAGAGAAGAGGCCATCAGCGTCCAGCCCTGGAGCCCCTGCCAGCACAGCAGAGCCTCCCTGGCTAGCACTCGCCAAGAAGAAAGCCAAAGCATGGAGCGACATGCCTCAGATCGTACAGTGA